AAGAATTGCGATGTAGAACGGCCAGATCGTCCGCACCGCCTTTTCCATCGGCAGCTTGCCGACAGCACATCCAACAAAAAGGCAGGACCCGACAGGCGGCGTGCACAACCCAAGACCCAGATTGACCAACAGGATCATCCCGAATTGCAGCGGATCAATGCCAAGGCTGTTTGCGACCGGCAGAAAGATCGGCGTACAGATCAGGATCAGCGCCGCCATGTCCATGATCATCCCAAGGATCAGCAAAACCAGGTTGATCATCAGCAAGATAAGGATCGGGTTTTCCGTGAGGCCGGTCAAAAGATCAACGGTCTTGGCAGGGACCCGATAGAAGGTCAGCATGTATGCAAACGCCCCTGCGCACGCGATCAGGATCATGACCATGGCGGTGGTACGCACCGAAGAAATGACCGCCGTCTTGAACTTGTCCAACGTGATGGATCGATAGACCAGAAGCGTCACCAGAAAGGCATAGATGGCGCCGAACGCACCGGATTCGGTCACCGTGAACACGCCAGACAGCACGCCACCCACAATGATGACCGCCGTCAGCAAGCCCGGGATTGCCCCAAGGAATGCCATCATCAGGGCCGTCCAGCCGGGGAACTTTTCTGCGCTGTAACCCCGTTTGACCGCGACGAGATACGCAGCTGCCGCAAGGCAGATGCACATCAGAATGCCCGGCACGACGCCTGCCAGAAACAGTTTCGAAATCGAGATACCGCCTCCTGCCGCGATGGCAAAGATGATCATGTTGTGGCTGGGCGGGATGATGATACCGGCAATGGACGAGGTCACGGTGACATTGACAGCATAGTCCGCATCGTAGCCCTTTTCCTTCATGACCGGCACAAGGATCGACCCGAGAGCAGAAATGTCGGCAATGGCCGATCCGGAAATGCCGCCAAACAGCATCGACGAAAACACGTTCACGATCCCCAGACCGCCGCGCACAGCGCCCACCGCTGCCTGGGCAAAGCGGACAAGCCGCATGGCGATGCCGCCATGGAACATCAGCTCGCCCGCGAAAATAAAGAAAGGGATCGCCATCAGGGCAAAGACGTTGATGCCCGACACGATCCGCTGAAAGCCGATCATCAGCGGCAGCCCTTCGAACCAGAACGCGACGATTGCGGAGATACCGAGAGCAAAGGCGACCGGGGTGCCGATCACGACACAAAAGGCGAAAGCGCCCAGAAGAACTGCGATTCCCATGGGCCGGTCCTATTCGATGCTGTCGGCGCGTTCATCCGCACCCAGGAACAGGCGGATGAGATGACCAGCCGAAAAAAGCAGGATCAATCCTCCGCCAATGGTAAGTGGCAAGGATCGCAGGCCTTCGGGAACCTGGAGCAGCGGGATAAGGGATCCCCATTTGAACAGGGTCAGTTGCCATCCATACCACAACATCAGTCCGCCAAAGCCCGCCATGGCAAGGTCAGAGACACCCAGCAGAATGAACCGAACAGGTTTGGAAACTGAACTGCGCAAGATGGAGACCGACAGATGCGTATTCTCATGCACACCAACCGCCGCCCCCAGAAATGCGATCAGCATAACAAGAAGCAACGCGACCTGTTCCACCCATGTGGGGGTCGCGTTCAGGACATAGCGACCAAAGACCAACCAGCCGAAAATGACCGTCAGCACAACAAGTGCAGTTCCCGTCAGAATCTTGCAAAGAAGGGCAATTCCATCCAGCACAACAGACATGCTCTGCAACTGCGGCCTGTGCAATGCGTCACTCATGAAGTGGTCCTTGAGATACAGGGACCCGGCTCCGCCTTGGCAGAACCGGGACGTCTTCGAAGCTTGATCCGGAACCAGGTTACTCGGTGGCCTGGATCATTTCGACCAGAGGCCGCAGGCCTGGATTGCTTTCGAAATAGGCTTCGTAGACGGGACCCATCGCGTCCTGAAAAGGACCTTTGTCAGCGATTTCATTGACGATCACGCCACCGGCTTCTACTGCTTCGCGGCTGGCTGCTTCGCGAGCGGCCCACAATTCACGCTGCAGGATCGCCGATTCCTGGGCCGCTTCGGTTACCGCGGCCTGCATGTCGGCAGACAGCGCCTGGAAAGCGGCCGTGTTGACGCAGATGCATTCGGGAATAATCAGGTGCTGCGACAGAGAGTAGTAGCCCGCAACTTCATAATGCCCGGTGGATTCGTAGGACGGCCAATTGTTTTCGGCACCGTCCACGACACCCGTTTTCAAGGCCTGGTACACTTCGGCAAATGCCATGGGCGATGGGTTGCCACCCAGTTGCGCAATCATCCCTGTGAACAGGTCGTTGTTCATCACACGCACTTTCATTCCCGCGACATCCGCTGGCGTATTGATTGCCTTGTCGCCGTTGTAAAAGGACCGCGCCCCGGCGTCATACCAGGCCAAAGGGGTCAGCCCCTTGGCGGCCATGCCTTCGGCAATTGCCGCCCCACCCTCGCTGTCGAGAACCCGGAACATATGCGGGACGTCCTTGAAGACAAACGGCAGTGACACGACATTCGCCTCGGCGACAATGGGACCGATGGGACCAAGGTTGAAGTTGCCGACTTCAAGCGCACCGGCGCGCACCTGCTCGACCGCGTCAGGCTGGCTGCCCAATGTCCCGCCATGGAACATTTGCAGCGTCACCTCGCCGCCCGTTTTTTCGGCCAGCAACTCTGCGAATTTGTCCATGGCGACG
This DNA window, taken from uncultured Tateyamaria sp., encodes the following:
- a CDS encoding TRAP transporter large permease; its protein translation is MGIAVLLGAFAFCVVIGTPVAFALGISAIVAFWFEGLPLMIGFQRIVSGINVFALMAIPFFIFAGELMFHGGIAMRLVRFAQAAVGAVRGGLGIVNVFSSMLFGGISGSAIADISALGSILVPVMKEKGYDADYAVNVTVTSSIAGIIIPPSHNMIIFAIAAGGGISISKLFLAGVVPGILMCICLAAAAYLVAVKRGYSAEKFPGWTALMMAFLGAIPGLLTAVIIVGGVLSGVFTVTESGAFGAIYAFLVTLLVYRSITLDKFKTAVISSVRTTAMVMILIACAGAFAYMLTFYRVPAKTVDLLTGLTENPILILLMINLVLLILGMIMDMAALILICTPIFLPVANSLGIDPLQFGMILLVNLGLGLCTPPVGSCLFVGCAVGKLPMEKAVRTIWPFYIAILVALMLITFVPAISLTLPSLVGG
- a CDS encoding TRAP transporter small permease; translated protein: MSDALHRPQLQSMSVVLDGIALLCKILTGTALVVLTVIFGWLVFGRYVLNATPTWVEQVALLLVMLIAFLGAAVGVHENTHLSVSILRSSVSKPVRFILLGVSDLAMAGFGGLMLWYGWQLTLFKWGSLIPLLQVPEGLRSLPLTIGGGLILLFSAGHLIRLFLGADERADSIE
- a CDS encoding TRAP transporter substrate-binding protein — translated: MFNNITKSLVGAAAAAVMAVTANAADWRGWNIHVDGYPNTVAMDKFAELLAEKTGGEVTLQMFHGGTLGSQPDAVEQVRAGALEVGNFNLGPIGPIVAEANVVSLPFVFKDVPHMFRVLDSEGGAAIAEGMAAKGLTPLAWYDAGARSFYNGDKAINTPADVAGMKVRVMNNDLFTGMIAQLGGNPSPMAFAEVYQALKTGVVDGAENNWPSYESTGHYEVAGYYSLSQHLIIPECICVNTAAFQALSADMQAAVTEAAQESAILQRELWAAREAASREAVEAGGVIVNEIADKGPFQDAMGPVYEAYFESNPGLRPLVEMIQATE